A stretch of Anaeromyxobacter dehalogenans 2CP-1 DNA encodes these proteins:
- a CDS encoding cytochrome C assembly family protein, with the protein MSVIILRVAAAMYAAAATSYIVYFARPRLARAATAGYWLLAAAFAIHAVAIGVGCAEFGGREFFSLRGGLVLMVWLLAGAYLVLQRRYHLPTVGAFITPLILIVLLPAMFGDPGHPGVPPETLRHKSVTIHILTAGLGVALFGLAFAVALMYLLQEREVKGKRFGALFSRLPSLDALDKLNQRLVRAGFVSYTIALIAGTVTATAIWKSPWSWDPQQVISLGVWILYGAMVQLRHTGWHGRRYALLTLVGFVLVLGSMVTLRTVPGVTRHAGDYAGSAHTGGAQ; encoded by the coding sequence ATGAGCGTCATCATCCTGCGCGTCGCCGCCGCAATGTACGCGGCGGCCGCCACGTCCTACATCGTGTACTTCGCCCGCCCTCGCCTGGCCCGCGCCGCCACCGCCGGCTACTGGCTGCTCGCGGCGGCGTTCGCCATCCACGCGGTCGCCATCGGCGTGGGCTGCGCCGAGTTCGGCGGCCGCGAGTTCTTCAGCCTGCGCGGCGGGCTGGTCCTGATGGTCTGGCTGCTGGCGGGCGCGTACCTGGTGCTCCAGCGGCGCTACCACCTGCCGACCGTGGGCGCGTTCATCACGCCGCTCATCCTGATCGTGCTCCTGCCCGCGATGTTCGGCGACCCCGGCCACCCGGGCGTGCCGCCCGAGACGCTGCGGCACAAGTCGGTCACCATCCACATCCTCACCGCCGGCCTGGGCGTGGCGCTGTTCGGCCTCGCGTTCGCGGTGGCGCTCATGTACCTGCTCCAGGAGCGCGAGGTGAAGGGCAAGCGCTTCGGCGCCCTGTTCTCCCGCCTGCCCTCGCTCGACGCGCTGGACAAGCTCAACCAGCGGCTGGTGCGCGCCGGCTTCGTCTCGTACACCATCGCGCTCATCGCCGGCACGGTCACCGCCACCGCGATCTGGAAGAGCCCCTGGTCCTGGGACCCGCAGCAGGTCATCTCGCTGGGCGTCTGGATCCTGTACGGCGCCATGGTGCAGCTCCGCCACACCGGCTGGCACGGCCGCCGGTACGCGCTCCTCACCCTGGTCGGGTTCGTGCTGGTGCTGGGCTCGATGGTGACCCTGAGGACCGTGCCGGGCGTCACGCGCCACGCCGGGGACTACGCGGGGTCGGCCCACACCGGAGGGGCGCAGTGA
- the hemA gene encoding glutamyl-tRNA reductase, with protein MTGDRRLFLVGLSHKSAPIDVRERVALTGDALKAALCELKAMEGVTEALVVSTCNRVEVFVHSDRPDAARRFFTERSPAAADHLYAKDGVEAVRHLFRVAASLDSMVVGEQQILGQVKEAYGLASAASAAGSYFSRLCNRAFATAKRVRTETEIGRGATSMSQVAVELVEKIFGRLEGRAILLVGAGKMGALSARALAVLGADRILVTNRSPERGLALAAQVNGSYRGWEELQRLLGEADVVIVSTGAPTYVVTRESMQAAMKARRRRSICLIDLAVPRNVDPACAELSDVYAYDVDDMERVVATSKQARQGEAIRAEAIVEAEVMAFAKEREARAALPVLAQLRRHAERIARAEAERTLAQVGGKLDDKGRKSVEAMAQAIVNKLLHGPTSRLKEAASSGDSALPGAAAELFGIENEPAGGERREGGAEGAAAAPGAGPVRSQGT; from the coding sequence GTGACCGGCGATCGCCGCCTCTTCCTGGTCGGGCTCTCGCACAAGAGCGCGCCCATCGACGTCCGCGAGCGCGTGGCGCTGACCGGCGACGCGCTCAAGGCGGCGCTGTGCGAGCTGAAGGCGATGGAGGGCGTCACCGAGGCGCTGGTGGTCTCCACCTGCAACCGGGTGGAGGTGTTCGTCCACTCGGACCGGCCCGACGCCGCCCGCCGCTTCTTCACCGAGCGCTCGCCCGCGGCAGCCGACCACCTCTACGCGAAGGACGGGGTGGAGGCGGTCCGGCACCTGTTCCGCGTCGCCGCCAGCCTCGACTCGATGGTGGTCGGCGAGCAGCAGATCCTCGGCCAGGTGAAGGAGGCGTACGGGCTCGCCAGCGCCGCGTCGGCGGCGGGCTCCTACTTCTCGCGTCTGTGCAACCGCGCGTTCGCGACCGCGAAGCGCGTGCGCACCGAGACCGAGATCGGCCGCGGCGCCACCAGCATGTCGCAGGTGGCGGTCGAGCTGGTCGAGAAGATCTTCGGGCGGCTGGAGGGCCGGGCCATCCTGCTGGTGGGCGCCGGGAAGATGGGCGCGCTCTCGGCCAGGGCGCTGGCGGTGCTCGGCGCGGATCGCATCCTCGTCACCAACCGCTCCCCCGAGCGCGGCCTCGCGCTCGCGGCGCAGGTGAACGGCAGCTACCGCGGCTGGGAGGAGCTGCAGCGGCTCCTCGGCGAGGCCGACGTGGTGATCGTCTCGACCGGCGCGCCCACCTACGTGGTGACGCGCGAGTCGATGCAGGCCGCCATGAAGGCGCGGCGCCGCCGCTCGATCTGCCTCATCGACCTGGCCGTGCCGCGCAACGTGGATCCCGCCTGCGCCGAGCTCTCCGACGTCTACGCCTACGACGTGGACGACATGGAGCGCGTCGTCGCGACCAGCAAGCAGGCGCGGCAGGGGGAGGCGATCCGCGCGGAGGCGATCGTGGAGGCCGAGGTGATGGCCTTCGCGAAGGAGCGCGAGGCGCGCGCCGCGCTGCCGGTGCTGGCGCAGCTCCGCCGGCACGCCGAGCGGATCGCCCGGGCCGAGGCGGAGCGCACGCTCGCGCAGGTCGGCGGGAAGCTGGACGACAAGGGCCGCAAGAGCGTCGAGGCCATGGCCCAGGCCATCGTGAACAAGCTCCTCCACGGGCCGACCTCGCGCCTCAAGGAGGCGGCCTCCTCCGGCGACAGCGCGCTCCCGGGCGCCGCCGCGGAGCTGTTCGGGATCGAGAACGAGCCGGCCGGCGGGGAACGGCGGGAGGGCGGGGCCGAGGGCGCCGCCGCCGCGCCGGGCGCCGGGCCGGTCCGCAGCCAGGGAACATGA